The DNA sequence TGTCTTTGCGCCGGAGCAGGCGAACGCACAGAAGAGTTGTCACGTCACAAGCAATGCCCCGAAACAGTGAAAAACAAGCATTGATTGACTGATTGAAAAACTGTTCATCAGTGAATCTGTGCCGCATTCTGCGAGGAGCTGTTCAGGTCGCCGGTAGCGGCGCGGGAGAAACGAGCAGAATGGAGCACAGGCAGGAATGCCTATGCCACATTCTCAGAAGAGACCTGAGATAACAACCGACCTATTGACGTTGATCGAGCCTCATCGCTTCGACTTTTTGGCGCGAGGAGCAGATGGGTTCTTGTTGTGACCTTGCTGATTTGGATCAATGCCAAGCTCACGAAGCATCCGGGCCAGTCGCTCAGCCCGCTCCGCCTCACGCTTGGCTCGCTCCGCTTCTCGCTCAGCCCGCTCCGCGCCTGTGGGAATTAATTTTCCCTGTGCGTCGCACCAGCGTAGCCATGCAGCGTCAAAGTTCTCAAACGAGCCTTCCCAGATGGTCAATCCTAGACCGACTTCGGGCATGTAGTAGTTGCTTCGCGGCACAAATTTTCTTCCGCGATTTTCGTAGAAGTAGAACCTCTTTTTGCCCAGTATCTGGTCTGGGTCGTAGACAGCATAATAAAGAACGCCGATGCGCGCGTAGTCTTGCAGTTTGTTTCCTAGTTCATTTCCTTCACGGTTGGAGACAACTTCGATGACGACCTCAGGCGCTTTTCCGTACTCCCAGAAAAAGTAGGAGCGATACCGCTTCTTCCTCAGCTCTTTCGGGACGCGGACATCAAGGCTGAGAAAAACATCCGGCACGAGCGGCGGTTGATGGATCGAAGGAAACATGCCGACATTGGCAGCCACCAGAAATGGCCGTGGCTGGTTGTTTGCATCCATTCCAGGCCCGGACCACGAATGATAGAGCGGTTCGGTCAGTAACCGCATCTGTTTTTCCGAGAAGATATTGTCCACAGGCGTATCATCCTCGGTAACCAGGTCTTTGACCAACTCGTCAGGATCAATATCCAAAGTGAATGGAACGGCCGTCTGTGGTGTTGCCATAATCCTTTGTTGACCGACGCTTATTTTTTCACCTCTTTCGGCTCGGTGTAGGTGGTGCGGTATTGGACTTCCAAATTCTTATTGTCTTCTCGACCGTCGCCGTCTACATCAACAAGCACTTTGATACGCCGCCTCTTTCCCTCGCGTCGCGGATTGCTCGGCGTATAGCCGAGCACATATTGATTGCGAATCATCGTCGTGATGGACTCCAGCACCGTCGGCAACTCGCCCGGAAATCGTACGCTGTAGAAACGCCCGCCTGTGGACTCGGAAAAGGTGCGCAGTTGATTTTGCGCTTGCAGAAAATCGAGCCGCGCCGGCCCCGAAAGATACGGCTCAGCCCGAATATAGGCTACTTCCCCCACGCCGATACTGTAAATCGGCACGCCGGCATTAGACACAATCCGGCGAGCTTCGTCGAAATTGATCCTGCTGAATGTATCGTACCCAGTGGCGATCAACAGCACGCAGGTCCGCCCTTCAATTTCAGCCAATCCACGATACGTTTCGCCATCCACAGTCCCACCATCGAGCACGAATTTGAGCGCGTCAAACAGATTGGCTTCGCTAAACGCCGGCCAGTTGCGAATCAACAAGTGAACCGACTCCATCAATTCATTCACATTGCCAGTAAAATCGTTCAGCACCTTGGGGCGAATGTCGTAGGCGACAATGGCTACATAATCGCCCGGTTTGACAAATCGGGAGACAAACAATCCAGCCGGATAGATAACTTCTTCACGGATCCACTGAATGATCTTGCTATACTCAATCAGGATGACCATTGTCAGCGGCGCTTCGGCGCTGGCAAATGTTACGATCTCCTGTTTGACATTATCCTCGTAGATGGCAAAGTTCTCCTTTTTCAGTCCGGTGTAGAGAATCCCTTTTTTCTTATCGAAGACAACCACCGGAACACTGACCAATTCGGCGCCAAGCTGAACAACCGGTTCTTCCTGACCGGGCTTTGGCTTGGGCGCGGTTTGATCAATGGGCACATCGCGTTGCTCCGGCTTTTGCTGCTCCGATTCGTTCTTAGGTCGCGGGCGCGGCTCTGAGCGGCGACCGGCCTGCGGGCTGAGCGAAGCTCCCGGCGACGCTTCTGTTGTGTAAGGCATTGGAGCCAACAAGCCCAGTATGACGATGCCAAGGATGAGTGGTGTGCTAATCGTGAATCGGGTCATCATATCGTGGTCTCCTCAGCCGAGATGTTACCAGCATAGATGAGCACACTCAAGACCAAAAGGCGGCTTCGGGCGCGAACAAGGAAATTTGCTCAGGGCGCTCGGTCACCGTCGCCAAGCGGCGAAAACTGATGTCGTCAAGCAGTAAAAACGGAGTCCTCAAGAGACGGAACCCACATCGCCAAGCGGCCAAAACCAAGTCATCAAGCAGTGAAAACGAAGTCGTCAAGTGACCAAAACGATGGCCTCAAGTGGCCAAACCGAGGTCGTCAGGATTGTCATGCTCCGGCCAGAGCACTTATACCCGAACAAAGGTCATGTTTGATAAAGCAGCACGGCTAGCAGAACATCGCAAGCGGCAGTCTCCGGTTTTCTGTGGGTATTTGCACTCATGCTCGCTCGTTTCTGTTGAGCCGCGCCGGCGGCCTCAGAGAAGGTAGCCAGACGGGCAATGTCTCCAGCAGCAGACCGAACAATCGTGGCGCGTTGGAGACGCGCCAGAGGCAGCGGATGCTTAGCCAGCGATTGAACAGCATGAACGAATCTGCGAGGGAACGGGTGGCGCCCCTTCAGGGCGCGACGGATTAGGGATCATGCCCACCCAGACGTTTCACGTCTGGCTACCTGCTGGTGCGCGGCTGAGGCCGCTGCCGGAGCTTGCTCGGTTCAAAACATCACACGGCAGCAGGCGCCCACACAGCGACGCCCTCCAAACGTGCGTCGCCGCAACACAAAAACACCACACGTCAGCAGGCGCCCGCACAGCGACGCCCCTACACAGAACGGTTCTTTTTCTCCACGATTGATATTCCCCTACAGGCAAGTTCCCTAGACCGTAACGATGCTGCGCCTGCCACGATCTCGCCTGCTCAAGCCGAGCTTGCTTTACAAGTTTTTACTGCCATCTCTTTTGCCGATTGTTGATCATCGTCTACAATGGGGGCGAAACGGCGATTAGCGTGTGATGAGCGCTTCGCGTCGTGCATTGAGCGTGATGAAGGCTTATGGAAGCGTTATTCAAACTGTTGTTCAAACACCAGCCATTCATCTTCCGTAACGGCGATCTGACGTGGGCGGTTGATGTGTCAACCGGCTGGATTGCGCTGCTGAGCGTGAGCCTTCTGGGATTTGTTTTCTGGCTCTACCTGCGCTCGACGCCGCCATTACCCCTCAACGTCAAACTGACGCTCGCCTTTGTGCGGCTCGGCTTGGTGGGCCTGCTGCTTGTCTGTCTGTTTCAGCCGGTCATTGAAATCTCTGCCGTTGTGCCTCGACAGAATTTCGTTGCGCTCTTGGTGGATGATTCACAAAGCATGCGCATTGCCGACGAACGCGACGGCACGCGCAGCGAGACGGCGCGCAAGCTGCTGGCTCAGACTCATCGCTTTTCACAACAATTGGCTGAAAAGTTTCAACTGCGCTACTACAGGTTTTCTTCGGGCATATCGCGGTCTGAGCAGCCGCCGGCGCTCACGGCCTCAGGCCTCGCAACAGACCTCGCCAAAGCGATTGAAACTGTCGTCAATGATTTTCGTGGCTTGCCTCTTTCGGCCATCGTTGTGCTGAGCGATGGCGCGCATAACGCTTCGACAGCCGTAGCGCCACTGCTGAACAGGCTTGTCGCCGATCAAGTGCCGTTATACACGGTCGGTTTGGGTCGCGCCGATCTGGATAGTGACATTGAACTCGTTAAGGTGGACGCGCCACGAACGATTCTGCAAGGGTCCAGCGTCAACGCGACGCTAACCATCAGGGGCCGTCGCTCATCGCCGGTCACCTTGCTGGTGAAAGAGGGCGAACGGGTCATCACGTCACAGTCGGTCAAACTCAACGGCGACGGACTGGCTCAGCCGGTCACCATATCGTTCACGCCATCGGGCGTTGGTTTCAAGCATTATGTCTTCACTATAGAACCGACGCCTGAAGAATTGATCCGTGAAAACAATCAGCGCGACGTCGTGATTCAGATCAAAGATGAACAACCGCGCGTCCTGTACGTTGAAGGCGAGCCTCGCTGGGAGTATGGCAAATTGCGCGCGGCGCTGCGCGAAGAAAAGAACGTCATCTTCAGTTCGCTCTTGCGCACGGCCAAAAACAAATACTATCGCCAAGGCATCGAAAGCCCTGATGAACTGCGGGCCGGCTTTCCTTCGTCACGAGAAGAGCTCTTCCGCTACAAAGGGCTTATCATTGGCAGCGTCGAAGCCAATTTCTTCTCCTTTGAACAACTGAAGCAGGTTGAGGCATTCGTTGCCGAACGCGGCGGCGGATTCCTGATGATCGGCGGACGACAGGCATTTACTGCTGGCGGCTATCGCTCGACGCCAGTGGCTGACCTTTTGCCGGTCATCATCTTGGACTCAGCCGAGCGCCCCGTCCCGCTCTTGGTGAGAGCGAATGTGACGTTCAACGGCAAGCAACATCCTATCACGCAACTGACTGATGTCTTGTGGGAGCGATTGCCGATGCTCACCGTGCCGGAGCCGCTGGCTCGCATCAAACCGGGAGCCGTCACGTTGCTTGAAGGCCGAGCTGGCCAGCGCCAATCGGTCCCGCTGCTGGTCATGCAACGCTACGGTCGAGGTCGCAGCTTGGCTTGGATGGCGAGTGATTCGTGGCGTTGGCAGATGCAGATGCCGGCTGCGGACCTCTCCCACGAGCGATTCTGGACCAACCTGGTGCGCTACCTGGTGAGCGATACACCCGACCCCGTGATGGTCACCACCGACCGCGATGCCTATCATCCATCCGACCCCATCCGCATTCGCGTGGAGGTTAATGATCGCGCGTTTCTCCCGATCAAAGACGCGACGGTCGTGGCTCACGTCCAGCGGGCTAACAGCCTAGATGAGGCGATTCCGCTCTCATGGTCGGACGAAGCCGGCGCATACGCTGCCGAAATCGTCGCGCAAGGAACCGGCCTACAATCACTCGATGTCACCGTCAGCAAAGCAAATCAAAACATTGGCGCAGCAACCACAGCCTTTTTTGTCGGCGACCAGCGCCGCGAGTATTATCAAGCGCACCAGCACGCCGCATTTCTGCGTCACTTGGCGGAAGAAACAGGTGGACGTTATTACACCTCCATGACGGTCGAACGCTTGCCCGAAGAAATTTCCTATACCAACCGTCCATCGGCGATGCGCGTGCGCAAAGAACTATGGGATATGCCGATCAACTTTCTCCTGTTGATTGGACTGGCCGGCGCCGAATGGTTGCTGCGAAAGAAATACGGATTGGCATGAATAACTGGTTATTGATCATCGGTTGCTGGGTATTGGTCATCGGCTGTTCGGCTGGCAGCAATCAATCGCTCGTGGCCGAGATGAGCCAAACGCCCGCTTCAACCCCGTCGGCAACACATGGACAACCACCAACAGCGACGCCGGTGAAACACAGCCAACCGCCCACGACGAGCATCCACGACAAATTCGCCATTATCATCAGCGGTGTCGGCGGGGAGGCCAGCTACGCCAAACGATTCGCCCAATGGGCCGAAACGCTGGCCGAGCTGCTGCGTCGCCAACTCAACTTCGACGACAGCCGCGTCTTTATCCTCTCGGCCACGCCCGAGCTTGTGGCGCATGCCAACGTCAAGCAGGCCACAGCAGAGGCGGTTCGCGCCACATTGGCGCAAATCAAATCGCTGGCTTCGGCGCACAGCTTGATTTTTGTCTTCCTGATCGGGCACGGCGCCGTTGATAACAATCAAGCAAAATTCAACCTGGTCGGACCCGATATGACGGCGGAAGACTTCGACCGCGCCCTCGATGCGCTTCCGACTGAGCAGGTGATCTTCGTCAATACGGCCAGCGCCAGCGGCGCATTCATCAACGCATTGAGTCAATCAGGGCGCATCGTCATTACGGCCACGCGCAGCGGCCAGGAGCAAAACGCGACGATGTTTGCCGAGTTCTTCATACAAGCCTTCAAGGAGCATCAGGCTGATTTTGACAAGAATCAGCGCGTATCGCTGCTGGAAGCATTCACCTTTGCCACTCAAGCGGTTGAGCGATGGTACAAGGAGCAGGATCGTTTGGCCACTGAGCACGCGCTGCTCGACGACAACGGCGATAAGCTCGGTCATCGCGATGCGCGTGGCGGCGATGGGGCGCTGGCGCGAACAACCTATCTGGACTCGCCTGTGCCGACTCAGGCCGCCGCTGATCCGGAACTCGCTCGCCTGATCGCCGACAAAGAACGACTCGAGCAATCCATTGAAACGCTCAAAGCGCGCAAGTCGCAGATGGACACAGCAACATACGAATCGGAATTGGAACGCTTGCTCATCGAACTTGCTCGCATCAGTCAGGCAATCAAAGCGCGACAGCAATGACGATGAAACAAAACGCACAGCAATACCACACTCAACGCGACCAACGTCGAGCGCAGTCATGCTGCCGATGCGACGTCGGTGTTGGGCATCAGGCGTCACCGGCGCTCCATCCATGCCGCATCTTGGCGCTCATTCTGGTCTGCATGTTGGTCGGCTGCGCCTCCGGCTCAAAAGCGCAAGAGCGCTCGCTCGCTCAACTGCGGGCATCGTTTGAGAGCGGTCAATACCAGCAGGTCGAGCAAGCCATCACAGAACGTCTCGCCACCGATCCACACAATGGGGCGCTGCTCAATCTGCGAGGTGAAATTTATCTAGCGACGGGTCGCTACGCAGAAGCGCTTCAGGACTTTCAGATGGCGGCCCAGCACTCACACGGCGCCGAGGCGTGGCGCGCCAAGCTCAACATGGGGCAGGCGCTGCTGGCGCGCGGTCAAACGGATGAAGCGCAGGCTCTCTTTCGCCAGTTCATCTCGCTCTACAACAGCGGCCAAACGCTCAACGCTGAATTATTGACGTTGATTGCTCGCGCCCTTGTTCATTTGGAATACTATCACGACGCCAATGATCTTTTTCTCGATGCCATTGCGGCTGATCCAAACGCTCTGGAAGCTCATCTGTGCGCCGGCGAGTTATACATCGAGAAATACAATTACGCCGAAGCAGCGCAGTTTTTCCGCGACGCGCTGAAAGTGAACCCAAACAGTGCGCGCGCGCATCTGGGGTTGGCTCGCAGCCAACAGATGCACAGCGAGGCGCAGGTCGAACAACATCTGGCGCGCGCCTTGTCGTTGAATCCGAATCTGGTGGACGCCCATCTCGAGCGGGCAACGCGGCGGATTGAGCTGGATCAGTTTGATGAAGCCCTCAATGACATCGAGCAGGCCTTGCGCGTCAATCCCCATTCGCTGCCGGCGCGCGCCTTGCGTGCTGCCATCTTCCATTTGCAAAATCGGCCTGATGAATTTCGCGCCGAAGAGCAACGCGCGTTGGCTGTCAATCCGCGTGGCGGTGAGTTTTATCTCATCCTGGCTGAATCGGCGGTGACGCATCGGCGCTATCACAGCGCCGTTGGGTTTGCTCGTCGAGCGGTGGAGCTCTCGCCACGCTTGTGGAAAGCCCATGCCACGCTTGGCATCAACCTACTGCGCACGGGGCAATACGCAGAGGGACGCGCCGCGCTCGAGAAAGCGTTCGCTGGCGACCCGTTCAACATCTGGACGAAAAATACGCTCGATTTGCTCGACAGCATGCGCGATTACCGCGAAACGATGGGACGCCATTTCCTGGTGAAGGCAGCCCCTCAGGAGAGTGAGATTCTCGGCCCATTGGCGCTCGAGTTGCTGGAGGAAGCATACGAAAAACTAACCGCAAAGTATCAATTCAAGCCGCGTGGCCCGATCATCGTTGAGCTATTTGCCAACCATGATGATTTCGCTGTGCGCACGCTGGGCTTGCCGGGCTTGGGCGCGTTGGGCGCCTGTTTCGGGCAGGTCATTGCGATGGACTCGCCGTCGGCGCGCCCGTTGGGTCAGTTCAATTGGGGCAGCACGCTCTGGCACGAATTCGTTCATGTCATCACACTGCAAATCACCGA is a window from the Blastocatellia bacterium genome containing:
- a CDS encoding Uma2 family endonuclease, with translation MATPQTAVPFTLDIDPDELVKDLVTEDDTPVDNIFSEKQMRLLTEPLYHSWSGPGMDANNQPRPFLVAANVGMFPSIHQPPLVPDVFLSLDVRVPKELRKKRYRSYFFWEYGKAPEVVIEVVSNREGNELGNKLQDYARIGVLYYAVYDPDQILGKKRFYFYENRGRKFVPRSNYYMPEVGLGLTIWEGSFENFDAAWLRWCDAQGKLIPTGAERAEREAERAKREAERAERLARMLRELGIDPNQQGHNKNPSAPRAKKSKR
- a CDS encoding VWA domain-containing protein codes for the protein MMTRFTISTPLILGIVILGLLAPMPYTTEASPGASLSPQAGRRSEPRPRPKNESEQQKPEQRDVPIDQTAPKPKPGQEEPVVQLGAELVSVPVVVFDKKKGILYTGLKKENFAIYEDNVKQEIVTFASAEAPLTMVILIEYSKIIQWIREEVIYPAGLFVSRFVKPGDYVAIVAYDIRPKVLNDFTGNVNELMESVHLLIRNWPAFSEANLFDALKFVLDGGTVDGETYRGLAEIEGRTCVLLIATGYDTFSRINFDEARRIVSNAGVPIYSIGVGEVAYIRAEPYLSGPARLDFLQAQNQLRTFSESTGGRFYSVRFPGELPTVLESITTMIRNQYVLGYTPSNPRREGKRRRIKVLVDVDGDGREDNKNLEVQYRTTYTEPKEVKK
- a CDS encoding glutamine amidotransferase — its product is MEALFKLLFKHQPFIFRNGDLTWAVDVSTGWIALLSVSLLGFVFWLYLRSTPPLPLNVKLTLAFVRLGLVGLLLVCLFQPVIEISAVVPRQNFVALLVDDSQSMRIADERDGTRSETARKLLAQTHRFSQQLAEKFQLRYYRFSSGISRSEQPPALTASGLATDLAKAIETVVNDFRGLPLSAIVVLSDGAHNASTAVAPLLNRLVADQVPLYTVGLGRADLDSDIELVKVDAPRTILQGSSVNATLTIRGRRSSPVTLLVKEGERVITSQSVKLNGDGLAQPVTISFTPSGVGFKHYVFTIEPTPEELIRENNQRDVVIQIKDEQPRVLYVEGEPRWEYGKLRAALREEKNVIFSSLLRTAKNKYYRQGIESPDELRAGFPSSREELFRYKGLIIGSVEANFFSFEQLKQVEAFVAERGGGFLMIGGRQAFTAGGYRSTPVADLLPVIILDSAERPVPLLVRANVTFNGKQHPITQLTDVLWERLPMLTVPEPLARIKPGAVTLLEGRAGQRQSVPLLVMQRYGRGRSLAWMASDSWRWQMQMPAADLSHERFWTNLVRYLVSDTPDPVMVTTDRDAYHPSDPIRIRVEVNDRAFLPIKDATVVAHVQRANSLDEAIPLSWSDEAGAYAAEIVAQGTGLQSLDVTVSKANQNIGAATTAFFVGDQRREYYQAHQHAAFLRHLAEETGGRYYTSMTVERLPEEISYTNRPSAMRVRKELWDMPINFLLLIGLAGAEWLLRKKYGLA
- a CDS encoding C13 family peptidase; this encodes MNNWLLIIGCWVLVIGCSAGSNQSLVAEMSQTPASTPSATHGQPPTATPVKHSQPPTTSIHDKFAIIISGVGGEASYAKRFAQWAETLAELLRRQLNFDDSRVFILSATPELVAHANVKQATAEAVRATLAQIKSLASAHSLIFVFLIGHGAVDNNQAKFNLVGPDMTAEDFDRALDALPTEQVIFVNTASASGAFINALSQSGRIVITATRSGQEQNATMFAEFFIQAFKEHQADFDKNQRVSLLEAFTFATQAVERWYKEQDRLATEHALLDDNGDKLGHRDARGGDGALARTTYLDSPVPTQAAADPELARLIADKERLEQSIETLKARKSQMDTATYESELERLLIELARISQAIKARQQ
- a CDS encoding tetratricopeptide repeat protein — its product is MKQNAQQYHTQRDQRRAQSCCRCDVGVGHQASPALHPCRILALILVCMLVGCASGSKAQERSLAQLRASFESGQYQQVEQAITERLATDPHNGALLNLRGEIYLATGRYAEALQDFQMAAQHSHGAEAWRAKLNMGQALLARGQTDEAQALFRQFISLYNSGQTLNAELLTLIARALVHLEYYHDANDLFLDAIAADPNALEAHLCAGELYIEKYNYAEAAQFFRDALKVNPNSARAHLGLARSQQMHSEAQVEQHLARALSLNPNLVDAHLERATRRIELDQFDEALNDIEQALRVNPHSLPARALRAAIFHLQNRPDEFRAEEQRALAVNPRGGEFYLILAESAVTHRRYHSAVGFARRAVELSPRLWKAHATLGINLLRTGQYAEGRAALEKAFAGDPFNIWTKNTLDLLDSMRDYRETMGRHFLVKAAPQESEILGPLALELLEEAYEKLTAKYQFKPRGPIIVELFANHDDFAVRTLGLPGLGALGACFGQVIAMDSPSARPLGQFNWGSTLWHEFVHVITLQITDYKIPRWFSEGLSVYEERRARPGWGDDWTLDYLQAFVEGRFLPIAELDAGFLRPRSPEQISLAYFQASLVCEFIEETFGFSALLKLLGQYRQDATTSDALKHVLGLNPPAFDAAFRAFVERQTAAYRKAVDFAALRAGHRALSPEACRARLTINADDFVAHWRLGLAYQAEGQHQKAIEHLSRAVTVFPFYTGEANPYLLLADLYQQQGKPAEAIAVLEKLVNLDEDHWEAHDRLARLLVERGEGARAMAIFQRGMYIAPLNAAWQERAGECFLQHQSPERALRAFQAMLALNPPDKALAYYNVARAWLALARPTEAKRAVLQSLEIAPSFEKAQQLLLQLTK